A single window of Streptomyces aquilus DNA harbors:
- a CDS encoding LuxR C-terminal-related transcriptional regulator, which translates to MDHPPVIDEVELRILRLLCEGLGEAAIGRRVGLGHRTVQRRMRNLMTRWQVSGRVALGARAQELGLLSASGKG; encoded by the coding sequence ATGGATCACCCGCCGGTGATAGACGAAGTCGAGTTGCGCATTCTGCGGTTGTTGTGTGAAGGCCTGGGGGAGGCCGCCATCGGGCGGCGAGTGGGCCTCGGGCACCGCACGGTTCAGCGCCGTATGCGAAATCTGATGACCCGCTGGCAGGTCAGCGGACGGGTCGCGCTGGGGGCTCGCGCCCAGGAACTGGGGCTGTTATCGGCGAGCGGCAAGGGGTGA
- a CDS encoding DNA-binding response regulator, with translation MTITPESEASAETPYIDIDDRRILNLLYLGLNDASIGRRLGMGHRTVQRRVQRLMDRLDVVGRVALGARAQELGLLPPAARE, from the coding sequence TTGACTATTACGCCGGAATCTGAAGCGAGTGCCGAAACGCCGTACATCGACATCGATGACCGAAGAATTCTGAATCTGCTGTACCTGGGGCTCAACGACGCCTCCATCGGGCGCCGCCTGGGAATGGGCCACCGCACGGTGCAGCGCAGAGTACAGCGCCTCATGGACCGTCTCGACGTCGTCGGACGGGTGGCCCTGGGCGCCCGCGCGCAGGAACTCGGCCTGCTGCCCCCGGCCGCTAGGGAATGA